DNA from Ziziphus jujuba cultivar Dongzao chromosome 2, ASM3175591v1:
GTTGTAGAATTCTGGAACTATTTCTAGAATAAAGAAACTgaacaaaaaacacacaaatttaCCGAGGTTCGGTCAAAATcgacctacgtcctcgttgctcagGTGTTGAGCTTTCTGCACTATGTAAATGTAGTGTTTACAAGGTTACTCACAAACCATCAATGGTGGATTCACACAAGAATACCAAAACCAAGAATCCAAGATCCCAATACACCCATTCACTCTTCGATCTCCATAGAGATCTCTTTTAAACCCACATTGAGAATAcaaagaaacaagaaagaatGGCTTTCAAAACTCAAAGGGACTCACCTCGCACAAAGCTTTCTCTCGGGTCTGCAACTTTTTCCACTCTCTGTTTTTCTATATCTGatatatgaagaagaagaccaaaatatatatatttatttccagAAACAACAAAACGGTGCGTTCAATTAATCCCAGCAGCTCCAACGTGGCAAGCAACTTGTGAAATAACCTTAGCACCAGTTAGTTTAAACAGGGAACAAAAGAGTTCTCTAACATACCAACAACAGCAAAATAAGACATGCACAGAATTTCTTTGTCTGTCCAGGAAAGCAAGGCCGATTACAGGGGATATTTTACAAGAAATGGACAACATTTAAGTTGGTACTAAACATTAGACCAAGTATTACTagttaaagaagaaaagaatagaATCTTTTAATTAGTAGTTGTTAGATAAGAATGTAAGCAATCTATAATGACAAGGAAAAGCATGCATATAAAACAAAGCAttgaattgaaaataatttttgaactgaAACAGAGAAACATGTTGTGATCTCATATAAATTGTAGTTAAGGACCTTCTAGGTGGGTATTGAActaagaaaagagaaaatgagACGACCGTCTGCTGGTAAGCATTGCAGTGGATAGCAGGAACAAGGAGCATTTAGAATGTGGTAAGTTTAAAGGCAATCCCTCCCTCCTCCCTCGTGGAAATAGCTTCACGTTTGGTCCATTGTGAGGAAACAAGTACCATGACTAGTGCACATATATTAGAACACTAGAATTTGAttagaagttgaaaaaaaacaattctaaTTAACTAgcatcaacaaaattaaaagaaaaataaataaaagcatattTATATGACTAAGATTGTGGAAATGAAATacctgaaaattttataaaggcATGGATCATATGTCTTCATCATCTATTTGTATGCTTAGGATGTGTTGGATCTTGGGGGCAGTCTTCCCCTGTTCCTCTCTGACACCGTGGCTTTAGCAAAGGACACTACACGATATTCAAGTGAGAAAGAGATGCGGGCAGCCTTTCCTCTGGCAAGCACTAGAGCTGTTGGCATTTATAAATATCCAAGTTTTGAAGGGAAGGGAGGTGTTGAATGGCCTTGCCGTTTATGGACTCAAGGTTTGGAAGACACCATAGCTCAAGAGTAGTGAGAGTGGTGGGCAGCCCTTCCTCTGACAAGGACTGGAACCATTTGCAATCCCAAATGCGCAATGTTTGAAGGGAGGTGATGTGGTGAAAGGCCTTTCCATTTAAAGATTTCAAGTTTGGAACATCAAATAGCTCAAGAGATGTGAGAGAGGTGGGAAGCTATCCTTCCTCCACTGGAAATGTATCCACCACTTCACCTACCGACGAGAGTTGTAAGGTTGTCAGAGATGTAAGCATTCCTAGATTCCACTTCATGCTGTTGGTGTGCGCAAATAGCTTTTTACAGTATCTAATTTCaagtgattttaaatttaaaggccATCCTTCTTTTGATAGCAAAACCAATTCATTACATTGGTCAATTTGAATGGTATGAATATTGGAGGGCAATCTTTCTTTCGGAAATGTCTTCATCTTTAGACATGAATGTATTTTAAGCAAACCCAGTGACGGATATTGACACATTGAGAGTGAGGCAACCAAGTGATCACTTTCCCATATTTGAAGAGCTTCCAACGATGGAAGATTATTCGGTAAGCATGCTTCTTTTAGCTTCGGACAATCCGACAAAAAAACCTCCTTAACATTTGAAAAAACAGCACTTTCCACTTCCACCAATGACCACTCCCTCCACTCTACCATATTTGAAAATCTTAACTTTTTTAAGGATTGGAATGGCTTAGTGATCACAGAAGAGGAAGAACCATCACCATCACTATCGCTGTAAAATTCATTGCCAATCTTCTCCACCATCTCAAATCTACGAATTATGAGGCCTTCCAAGGAAGTTAACTGTCCCAGTGGAGCcaacaaataacaatttttacaaTTAGACAACTCAATTCTTTTTATACAAGAAAATAATCGATGTCCAACCCATGGTGAGAAACTTAAAcatccataattttcaaaagatAGGTGCTTGAGATTTGAATGAGGTTGGAGCCTGCCAAGAACCTCGCGTGCTTTAAGTGGATCATCAGTATAACCGCTCCATTTTAATCTCAGACTAGTGAGACATTTCTTATCCTTCACATTGGCTTTTGAAACATCTTCAACATTTATTACATTCTCAAGTCCTCTAATACCAAGATGACCATGCAGATTTTGAAGCTTACCTAATTCTTTAATATTAGATCCATTGTCTTTACCTATAACAAACTTTTCTAATCTTTGCAGACCTTTGAAAGTGGACATTTATGGTGGCGTCTCTATTAAACTTGTCCCAGAAATGTCGAGATGACACAAGTTGATGAgctttgtgatattgcttggtAAATGAGTAGGCTTATGACAATTGGACAATTTTAGTGTATGCAACTCGTGCAAATTATTCAGGTACCTTTTCAATAGAAGAAGAAGTCAAATTCATGTAGCTTAGATGTTTCAAATTTCCAATTGAATTAGGAAACCCAATAAACACAGTACAACCATTCAATAGTAGAGTCTACAGATTGTACAGAGAACAAATTGTATCAGGTATTTCTTTAATTTGGGCCCCAGATATATTCAAATATCTTAATAGCATCAAATTTCCAATTAAATTGACTATCTTCATGATGAGATGACCTTCATTGAAGTAATATGCATCTGCAGAAAGAACTCTTAGGTATTGCAATGATTGCAACTCTTCAggatgcatcaagtatttttctcTAACTTCGTAATATTTATCCAATACTAGAAGAGTGCGCAACACCTTATTTTTACCCCAATCCAAATTGTTTTTGCTATTATGGGATTTACGTCCTTTATAGGAGAAATGATGAGTCTTACTTACAATGACACTTGAGCAATGGTTATCTAATCTTAAATAGGATTGTCCTGAGACAAATTTTGCCAAATCATTTACAAGATCATGCATAGTAAATAAGCCATATTGATTGGTAAGAATGAATGATCTTGAAATTAGATCCTTAAAATGTTTCTCTCCAACTTCTTCTGGTGCTTTAGTTTCCTGTGGTTGTAGAAGATCTTGTGCCATCCATAATAAAATTAGCTTTTCCATTTCAAGTGGATAATCTTTAGGAAAAATCGAGCAGTAAGCAAAACATCTTTTTAGATGCGATGGCAAATAATAATAGCTTAACCACAGAGCTGAAAGAATATCACACTGTGcaaattcaatatattattcTTTAGTATATTTTCCCAATATTTAGGATCTTGTTTTGAGCGCAAAAGACCACCGACTGATTTTATTGCTAAAGGAAGCCCTTCGCATTTTTGAACAATTTGTCGACcaattttttcccatttttgatAAACACTTGGCTGTACGTTGCCGAGGGCATGTTTTTCAAATAGTCTCCAACAATCTTCATTTGGGATTTCTTTTAGTTGATATTGATTTGGAGCCCCAGCCATTATTGAAGCAATTTCTATAATGCGTGTTGTTGCAATAATTTTACTTCCAGGTGTAGCTGATTCAAATGAACTCTTTAGATCATACCAACATTTATAATTCACATTCCAAACATCGTCGAGAACTAAGAGAAATTTTTTCCCTTCCAAAAAAACCTGTTGAaagataaatttgatttttgggttattattttGTGGGCCTTGGTTACTTAGGGTCCAAGTTTTCTTAGACTCCATGTTTTAGAAACTtcttttatgataattttatgaTGTCTTATGTAGGTAGGGTtaattattagtataaatattgttatgtttttgCTTGTGGGTGCTGCAAGCCACAAAAGCTGAGAACCATTGAATAAAACAGtagttttttttcccttcttcggTTGATTGCTTTCTGTTTTGCTgctctatttctattttttcttctgGTTTTTTACTTTCATCCAACAAAGTGGTATTAGAGCTTGATATCTACATGAACAGTAGCATAAACAGTGCGTGCATGAATAGTAGCTTACCCGAAACAGTAGAATGAATAATACTGCATGAACAGTACCCCCGATGATAAAATTGTTTGTGTAGCCAAAAGATGGCCAATAATGGTATGGTTCCCTTCCAAATTCCAACACTCAACAAGAACAACTATGAtaattggagtatcaagatcaaGGCTTTGCTTGGTGCCCAAAATGTGTAGGAGATAGTGGAGAAAGGCTACATCGAATCAGGGAATGAAGGTGGTCTAACTCAAAACCAAAGAGAAAATTTGAGAGACTCAAGAAAGAGAGACAAGAAAGCTCTCTATCTAATCTATCAAGGATTAGATGATGATGCATTTGAGAAGATCTCGAAAGCCAAATCGGCTAAAGAAGCATGGGAGAAGCTTCAAATCTCCTACAAGGGAGCTGATCCAGTCAAGAAGGTGCGGCTTCGGACCGTGAGAGTTGAGTTTGAAATGCTGAATATAAAGGAAGGAGAAGTCATATCTGATTATTTTTCTAGAGTTTTGATGGTGACCAATCAATTAAAAAGGAAtggtgaaaaattgaatgatgTTAAGAACATGAAGAAAATTCTTAGATCATTAGATTCAAAGTTTGATCATATTGTTGCCATTATCCAAGAAACAAAAGACTTGGAAGCTATGTCATTGGAGCAGGTTTTGGGTTTATTGCAAGCttatgaagaaaagaagaagaagaaggaaggaatAGTGGAACAATTGTTTAAGACCTAAATTGATGCAACTAAAGAGGAAACTAGCAGCTATCACAATGATCGAAGCCAACAAGGATGAGGCCGTGCGAGAGGACGTGGCCACGGGCAAGGACCTGGACAGGGCTAGAAGTTTGTTGATGATCATAACAGCAACTTTCATAGAGGAAGAGGATCAACAAGAGGCCTTGGGAGAGACCTTTTAGCACCAAGGTATGATCATAAGTCCCATGTAAAGTGTTACAAATGTGGAAAATTCGATCATTATGCTTCCTAATGTAGAACCTTTGGCTACAATAAGATTGAAGAGAAGGCGAACTATGTCAAAGAAAGAAGTCAAGAAAATGGTACCTTACTATTGGCTTACAAAGATAATGAAAGAAATGAAGACAATACATAGTATTTGGATACCAGTGCAACCAATCACATGTACGGAAAAAGAGGCATGTTTGTGGAGCTGGATGAATCTGTGAGAGGCAATGTGTCTTTTGGGGATGAGTCTAAGGTAACAGTAAAAGGAAAAGGCAGCATCCTCATTCGGTTAAGGAGTGGAAAACACCAATTGATATCAAATGTATATTATGTGCTGAGTATGAAGAGTAACATCTTAAGTCTTAGATAGCTTTTGGAGAAAGATTATGATATTTGTCTAAGAGACAACCATCTTTGTATAAGGGACAATGCAAGCAACTTAATAGCCAAGGTGCCGATGTCAAGAAATAGGATGTTCATGTTCAACATTCATAATGATGCTACCAAGTGTCTCAAGGCGTGCTACAAAGATGGGTATTGGCTTTGGCATCTTAGATTCGGACCTTTTTTGGAGGTTTAAAGTTGCTGTCCAACAGGGAGACGGTGAGAAGAGTACCTAGTATTCGCAATCCAGATCAAGTATGCAAAGGGTGCTTACTTGGAAAATAATTCAAGAAAAGTTTTCCAAAGGAGACAAATTCAAGAGCCCGAAGGCCATTGGAGCTCATTCACACTGATGTGTGTGATCCTTTAAAGCCAAGCTCACTTGGTAAgagtaactatttttttttttattgatgatttttcaagaaaGACATGGGTGtattttttgaaggaaaaatcaGAGGTGTTTGAAAACTTTTAGAAGTTTAAAGCTCTTGTTGAGAAGGAAAGTGGCCTTTTGATCAAATCCATGAGATCTGACCGAGTTTACATCAAATGAATTCCAAAAATATTGTGAAGAACATGGAATTTGGAGGTTTCTAATGGTGCCAAGATCCTCCCAATAGAACGGTGTGgtaaaaagaaagaatagaaTGATCCTAGATATGGCGAGAAGCATGTTTAAAAGTAAGAGATTGCTGTAGGAGTTTTAGGCAGAGGCAGTTGCATGTGCTGTCTACCTATCTAACCGATCTCCAATAAGAAGTGTGTGGGGAAAAACACCTCACGAAGCTTGGAGTGGAAGGAAGCCTGGTATTTCACACTTATGAGTGTTTGGAAGCATAGCTCATGCACATGTACCCGATGAGAAAAGAAGCAATTGGATGATAAAAATGAGAAGTATGTATTCATTGGCTATGACATAAACTCCAAAGGGTACAAGCTCTACAATCTTAAGAGTGGGAAAACAAAAATCTACCAAgatgttatatttaatgaagaagaagagtggaATTGGGAATCACATAATGAAAGCTACAATTTTTTCCCATATCTTGAAGAGGAAGAAGCAGAATAGCTAGGAATGGAGTAAATGAGAGAGGAACTGATCACCCCACCAGCTTCACCAACCACAGGTCTTGAAGAAGAAGGAAGTTCAAGTGCAAGGGCCCCATGGTTTAAGATTTTACAAGAGATATATGAGGTAACCAAAAACCAAGATGATCtcactttgttttgtttatttgctgattGTGAACCCGTGAACTTCCAAGAGGCAATGGAAGACAAGAATTGGAAGAATGCCATGGATGAGGAGATAAAAGCAATCAAGAAGAACGAAGCATGGAAACCAGCTTTACTTCCATAAGGATCCAAGGCTATTGGTGTGAAGTGAGTGTATAAAGCCAAGATGAATGCTAAAGGTGAGGTTGAAAGGTATAAGGCAAGGTTGGTAGCAAAAGGCTATAGTCAAAGGGCTGTATAGACTATGATGAAGCTTTTCCACCTGTTGTACGGCTAGAAACAGTAAGGTTAATCATTTCATTGGCGGCTCAACACAATTGGaaaatacatcaaatggatgtgaagtcTGCATTCTTAAATGGAGTTCTTGAAGAAGAAGTTTACATCGAACAAGCACAAGGATATGAAATCAAGGGACATGAAGACAAAGTCTTAAGGTTGAAGAAAGCATTTTATGGGTTGAAGCAAGCACCAAGGGCTTAGAATGATAGAATTGACAAGTAATCTCCAAGAAAGGAGTTTTATTAAGTGTCCATATGAGCATGCACTttgcattaaaattaaaagagatgatatattgattgtgtgcttgtatgtagatgacttaATTTTCATGGGCAACAATCCAAGTATGTTTGCCAAGTTTAAGGAGGAGATGATGAGAGAGTTTGAGATGACCGATATTGGGCTCATGTCTTACTATCTTGGCATTGAAGTGAAGTAAGGAGGTGAAGGCATTCTAATTACTCAAGAAGGGTATGCTAAGGAGGTACTTAAGAAGTTTAAGATGGATGAGGCAAATCCGGTTGGCACACCAATGGAATGTGGAGTCAAGTTATCGAAGCATAAGGAAGGAGAAAAAGTGGATCCAACATTTTTTAAGAGCTTGGTTGGAAGCTTAATATATTTGACATGTACAAGGCCAGACATTCTCTATGCAATAGGATTTATAAGTCGTTACATGGAGAATACAACAATAACTCATTTGAAGGTtgcaaaaagaattcttagatatctAAAAGGTATAACAAGTTTTGGTTTGTATTATTCAACTTCCAATGATTACAAGCTTGTTggatatagtgatagtgattggggtgGAAACATAGATGGTCGTAAAAGCATAAGTGgctttgtgttttatttgggaGATACAGCTTTTACATGGATGTCAATGAAGCAGCAAATTGTTACTCTTTCAACATGTGGAGCGAAGTATGTAGCTACCACCTCATGTGTTTGTCATGCAATTTGGCTTCAAAACTTGTTAAGGAAGTTGGGTTGTCCATAAGAAGAACCAACCAAGATATATGTGGATAATAAATTAGCAATTGCCTTGGCCAAGAATCCTGTTTTTCATGATCGAAGTAAACATATTGATACACATTATCATTATATTAGAGAGTGCATTGTCAAAGGAGATGTACAGCTGGAGTATGTGAAGTCACACGATCAAATAGCTGATATTTTTACCAAGCCTTTTAAACATGAAGTTTTTGTCAAATTGAGAAGTCTAATTGGCATAACAAATTAAGTTTAAAGGGGGgtgttgaaatataaacttgatttttagGTTATTATTTTGTGGGCCTTGGTTACTTAGGGTCCAAGTTTTAGAAACTTCTTTTATGgtaattttataatgttttatgTAGGCAGGGTtaattattagtataaatattgttatgtttttgCTTGTGGGTGCTGCAAGCCACAAAAGCTGAGAACATTGAATAAACCAGCAGtagttttttttcccttcttcggTTGATTGCTCTCTGTTTTGCTGCTCTGTTTCAGTTTTT
Protein-coding regions in this window:
- the LOC125422034 gene encoding putative disease resistance RPP13-like protein 1, with translation MSTFKGLQRLEKFVIGKDNGSNIKELGKLQNLHGHLGIRGLENVINVEDVSKANVKDKKCLTSLRLKWSGYTDDPLKAREVLGRLQPHSNLKHLSFENYGCLSFSPWVGHRLFSCIKRIELSNCKNCYLLAPLGQLTSLEGLIIRRFEMVEKIGNEFYSDSDGDGSSSSVITKPFQSLKKLRFSNMVEWREWSLVEVESAVFSNVKEVFLSDCPKLKEACLPNNLPSLEALQIWESDHLVASLSMCQYPSLGLLKIHSCLKMKTFPKERLPSNIHTIQIDQCNELVLLSKEGWPLNLKSLEIRYCKKLFAHTNSMKWNLGMLTSLTTLQLSSVGEVVDTFPVEEG